In Gemmatimonadaceae bacterium, the sequence ACGAGCGGACCGTGCGGGGCGTGCGGGGCGGTGTTGCTCGACTGGGCAAGGTCGAAGTTGCCGCGTCGGTTGTGGCACTTGATGCAGAGGTTGTTGTCCGGATCACGTGAGTCGATGGGAAACCGCAGCTGCCTGGGGTTCGCCGAACCATGGGGGTCGTGGCACACCGCGCAGGTGGTCCCGATCGCCGTGCTGTTGCCCACACAGCGGCCGTTCACCGCCGTGGCGCAGTTGGGCTGCTCGACCTTCTCGGTGTAGTTGGTGTTCACCCCCCAGGCCAGGAGCACCTTCTGGCCCACATGGCAACTCTGGCAGGCGGCGCGTACTCCGCCGGCGACTTCACCGGGTGGGAGAGGACTCGTTGGCGTCGCAGAGTTGAAGACCGTCGTCCGGGCCGTGGCATGACGGGTCTTGCGCCAGTCCTCAACAAACGGTTGATGTGAGCCTGAGTGGCACTCGGAGCATCCCGTCGTGATCGCGGTGCCGGTGTCCGCCTTGGCCGAGGGGAGCATCTGCCCGCGCGCCGGGACGCCGATGTGCTGCAGGCCAGCGCCATGGCAGCTCTCGCACTGCACGTCCTGGTACCGCGGATCCTTTGTCGAACGCCAGGCAACGGCGGTGTCAATGGTCGCGTTCCCCAGATTGCTGACGGTGTGACAGGCCTGGCAGAACCCCTGCTTTCCCGCATTGGTGTCCAGCGTCTGCCACGCGCCCGCGTGTTTCGTCTCCTTCCACTTGCCTTGCTGGCTGACATGACAATTGCCACACACCGTCCGCTTGGCCGCGTGGTCGTCGTAGCCGACGAAACTGGCGGCTGCGGCCGGTGGGGCGGCGAAGTTCGGTCCGTCCCGGTACACAATCTTCTCGTCCACGCAGCCCGCGAGGAGGAACAACACACCGGCGACTGCCGGCATACGAGCCGACCAATGACCGTCACGCATCGACGCACACCTCATCAAGGGTGGTGCCGTTCCGATGCGTGCTCGACAACGAGGGACCGCGATCTGCGCGATCGTTGAGGGGCACGCAGCGCGCTCCATAATAGATACGTGCGGGACGCGCGCTATCCGGACGTCCCCTACACGCGTGTGGGATGTCACGCTCCTGCGCGAGGCCTGCGGTCTGCCACCGCCCGATCAGATGGCCACTGGTCGCTGCGGCCAGACGCTCTGGACGCGCGCCATGTCTGGATCCCCAGGCAAGAGGATGCAGGCGTCAAGGATCTCAGCCGAGTCGGCGAGCGCACTCACGCACCCGTGTGCTCAGCGCGCTCTGGGCAGAAGGCAACAGATCCGCGATGGCCGGGGCCTACGGCCGCAACGCGGCGCCGAGCGCCCACTGCTCCAGGGCATGTCGCATCGATCCGAGGATCGCGTCGAACGCGACCGGCGCCATGATCTCGACCAGGCCCGCGGCGGTGAGGGCTGCGCCGAATGTGACGCCAAGCATCCCGCCAATGCGATTCCCCATCGTCCTTGCGAGTGGCGAAGTTGGAGCGTGCGTGAGCCGCCAGCCGTACCAGCGCGCGACGCCGCTGCAGAGGGTGCTCACCCCGACCGGAATCAGCGCCATCCCCGGGCGACGCAGCACGAGCACCATCAGCTGACGCTCGACGCCGGCATACCAGGTCCAGGCCACCACAAGCAGGACCATCCCCAGCGTGATGAGCCAAACGCTCCCCCACACCGCGGCCGTGCCGTGGTACGTCGCGTAGCGCAGGGTCGCATCCACAACGGCCTGGCGGCGGTGCAGCATGCCGTCGATGCCGGCAATGACGCCGGCGGCGGCAAACGCGGCGATCGCCGCCGCCTGCCACCGCCGTTGGGGATCGATCGCCGACAGGAGCCCGAAACCGATACCGATGGCTCCGCTGGCGAGCACCGCTCGATGCCACTTCATTCGACACCTCGGAATCTTCCGGCCGATTGTGCGCGACGAACTCGCGCACGGCGCGCGCGGCCCCTTGCCCGCGACTGGCCGTCGCCCTCTTCGATTACTGCACGATGCGTGTTGGCGTCGCGCGGCTCACCATCGAGCCGTTGCCCAGTGCGTGGTTGCCGCCCTCTCCCCAGCAGTACACACCGCTACCGGACAGGCTCAAGGCGCAGATGTTCATCCCACCCGCGCTGATCTGCCGGAATCCGCCGGCGGGCATCGTGACGGCGGTCGGCACATTCCGATTGTCCCAGAGACCATTTCCGATCTCGCCATCATTTCCGCGCCCCCAGCACCAGGCGGTATCGGTGGTGTCGAGCGCGCACGTGGTGTTAGCCCGGGCCGACACGGTGCGAAAGCTGACGCCCGCCGCAACAGGCACGGCCGTGGGCACCATGACGCTGCTCGGCTGCCCGCCGCCGATGCCGAGGTACCCGCCGCTGTTGCTCCCCCAGCAGTAGATGCGTTCGATCGTCAGTCCCGTCGTAACGGCGCACACGCGAGATCCACCAGCCGCAATGCTGCTGAACGTCAGCGGAGCAACACCCGATCCGACGACCTGGACCGGCGTCGATCGGTGCACCTGCTGCCCGTCCCCAAGCGCCCCCTGGAACCCCGCCCCCCAACACCAGGCCGCGCGCACCTGCGTCACGCCGCACGTGATGTTGCCCCCGGCGCTCACCTGAACAAAGTCCAACGGGGCCATGCCCGTTCCGGAGACCTTCGTCGGCGTCGCCTGCACCGTTGACGTTGTCCCATTTCCCACCTGCCCATAGATGTTCTCTCCCCAGCAATACACCGCGCGCACAACAATCCCGCAGGTGTGGTTCTCGCCGGAATGAATCGATGAATACACTCTCCCGCCACCCGGACCGGAAGCGGACACCAGGACGGGCGCCGTGCTGCTGGTCGACGCGCCATTCCCAAGCTGTCCGCTCTGCCCATCGCCCCAGCACCAGACCTCGCCAACGGTCGTCAAGCCGCACGCATGCGCTCTACCAGTGGTCACCTGCACGAATGGGTATGCTGCATTCACCAGGAAGGGGACGGGCTCGCGGGGGTCCGCGCGGACGGAACCGAGTTGCCCATCGAAGTTCGCTCCCCAGCAGTACGTACCACCCGGAGCAATGCCGCAACTGAATCCCGATCCCGACGAGTTCGTGCCCCCGGTGGAGACCGCGCTGAAACTGATGCGCACGTCGAACGGAGCGCTCTGCCCGACAATCGTCCCCACGTATGCTTCCAGCCGATACCCACTGCCTGGGCGATCCACCGTGAGTCCGGGAAAGTCAGCCGTGCCGGCTGGCGCCAGCTGCGTGAGAGTTCCTCCCAGCTGCGTGCGCGGCCACGGGGCGTTCGCCAGCCGGAGGGAGACGGTCTGGTTCGCGACGACGTTGTCGAGGCTGTCGCGCGCCTCAATGCGCACCGAAGGGACCATCCGCAGGTTCCCCTCGACATTCGGAGGTGGCTGCGTGACAAAGACCAGCTTGCCCAACGGGCCGGCAATGACGTCGAACGGCGCCGTCGGAGGAGACGTCAGCGTCCCGGACGTGGCCACCAGAGCATAGCCTGTTCCCGCCCTGGCGATCTTCACACCGACAAACTGCGCCAAGCCGCCGGCGGCGTTCATCGATACCGTCCCGCCTACCGTCGCGTTGCCGGGGTTGGGCGCCAGACTCAGGGTCACCGCTCCGGTGAACGACGTCACCCGCGCTCCACCGCCGTCCTCGGCGGTCACGGCCACTCCAAACGGTTCTCCGGCCTTCCGGTCTCCCGACACACCCGATGAAAGGAGCGCGGCGCGAAGGCGGGCGACCTGTTGTGCCACGTTCACCACGGCCTGGCCGACTTTGCCGTCCACCGTCGCGCTGATCGTGGCGCTGCCGTTTCCGACTGCGGTCACCACACCTGATGGGTCAACGATTGCCACGGCGGACGACGACGACGACCAGACCGGCGTCTTTCCGCCAAGGACTGTCCCCCTTCCGTCCTTCACCACCGCCGAGAACGTCTGTGTTGCGCCAAGCGTTGCCAGGGAGACCGAGGTCGGCGTGACGTCCACGCTCGCCGTGACTCCCGCGGGGGGGCCCGACGGAGCCTCGGTTCCCTTGCTGCAGCCCACCGCCGCCAGGAGAGCCGCCACTGCGGCCACCAGGATCAATCGCATGAGAGGTTCCTCCAGTTCGACTCGCCAGAGCCTTCCATACAACAGAACGCAAACCAGTGCCAATCGGGGCCATCGGCCTGCCCGGCCAGACTCCCAGACTCCGGACGGCGACGCGGCCCGACCGGCGCGCCTGCTGGTGGGCAACAGCTACCGCGGAGCTGGTCCCTGCCTCGAATCCCGTCGCGGACGGCGCACGCGCTCCAGGTCGACGAGCACCGCGGCGGCTCTGGAACGGTGACCGGGGAAGCGACGATAGACCTCAGCACTCTCCATCAGCAAAGATTCGGCCGCCGCCCACTCCCGTAGCCGGACCTTTGCCCGCGCCAGCAGATGCGCGGTCTCGGCGCGCCGATAGTCGAAACCCGGAAGCTGCGATTCCTGGATGGCGCGTGCGGCCCGAAGTACAGAATCCGCTTCCGAGACGCGCCCGGTGTGCAACAGCACCTCCCCGAGCGTCGACTGCGCCTCGGCCAACCGTGGGTGGTCCGACAGCAAGGCGACGCCGAAGATCGTGATCGCTTCGCGCACCTGTTGTTCGGCCTCGGCGTTCCTCCCAGTTCGCCCGAGGATCATCGCCAGGTTCCGCCTCGAGGCACCCACATCGACGGCCGAATCGCCAAGCGCGGCCCGGCGCAGCGCCAGCGCATCGCGCACCAGGCGCTCCGCCTCCCGGAGATCTCCGGCGTAGGCCCGCGCCACCCCAAGGTTGTTGATGGCCGTCGCTGTCCGTGGATCGCGTGGGCCATAGATCACACTCCAGCGTTCCACGATCTCACGAAAGACCGTGGCGGCACTGTCGAACGCACCGATGCGCACGAGCAGAACGGCCAGATTGTTTGCCGTCTGCAACGTCACGGGATGGTCGGCGCCGAGCACCTTTCGTCGGATCGCGAGCGCTTCGCGACCGAGCGGCTCGGCCTCCGTCAGTCTCCCCTGATCCTCGAGGTTGCTGGCGAGCGAGTGGAGCGAGTACGCCACATCGGGGTGCCCCGGCGGAAGGACGCGTCGACGGCGAGCGAGCACTTCACGATTGAGCGACTCCGCCTGTGCCACGCGACCGAGCTTGCCCCAGGTGACGGCCATGTTCCCCAGCAGGGTGAGAACCCGCGGGTGATCCGACGGGAGCGCCGCCTGTCGAATGGCAAGAGCACGGCGATACACCGAGTCGGCTCCGTGATCCTGATTGAGCTGGTCGAGCGTGACGCCGAGGTTGGCCAGATCGGTGGCAACGCTCAGACTCTGCGCACCGAAACGCGCCTCATCGAGCGCGAGCACTTCGCGATGCAGCGACTCGGCGCGCGTCCAGTCCCCCATGTCCTCCAGGTTGTTGGCCACTTCGGAGAGCGTCGCGACGTGGCCAGGAGATTGGCGGAGCTTGGCGCTTCCCTGCTGTATGGAAAGGGCACGCCGGAGCAGCGAGTCCGCGCCTGCGTAGTCGCCAGCGAGGTTGAGCACCGTCGCGAGGTCGGTGAGCCTGGCCGCAAGTTCTTCCGCGCCGCGCCGACCTCGGGATTTCTCGGCGATCGTCACGGCGCGACGCAGTGCCGCCGTTGCCTCCGGGATCATGCCAAGCTCGCGATACGTGACCCCAAGTACCCCCAGCAGTTCCTGCTGCACGCCAGGCTGATTGCCAAGTGAGGAATCCACGCGGCGCAGCCCGCGGTCAATCAGGTCACGGGCAAGGGTCTCCCGCCCAACGGACTCGTCGGGATTGGCACTCCGGAAGAGGCCAATGACGAAGTCACGCGTCTCGCGCGCCTTGACTGCCTCGTCTCGCGCCACGCGCGCCTGCCACAGGGTTCCCGCGAGGCCCGCCACGAGCGCAACCACCACGACCGCGGTCGCGGAGACCGTCACAACATTGCGCCTCACGAACTTGCGCAGCCGGTACCGAAGCGAATCGCGGCGGGCCAGGACCGGCAGTCCGCCACGGTAGCGGTGGAGATCCTCCAGGAATGCCTCGACGGACGAGTAGCGCTGTGCGGGATCCTTGTGCAGGGCGCGCGAGAGAATCGTGTCGAGATCACCGGCGAGCAACCGCTGCAGACGGCCTGGATGGCTGGCGCGACGCCTGGCAATCTCCCCGGCCCCCACCGTCTCGGCAGAACCGCGCACGACGGGCTGGCCAGCGGCGACGCTCGCCCGCGGTGGCTCCACATGGCAGATCACGCGTTCCAGCTCACCGGGCGTCAGCCGCTCGAACTCGTGCGCGCGATGTCCGCACAGCAGTTCGTAGAGAACCGCGCCCAGCGCATAGATGTCCGTGGCTGTGGTGATCGTCTCCCCGCGGACCTGCTCGGGTGCCGCGTAGTCCGGCGTCAGCATCCAGAGTCCGGTAACCGTCTGTCCCGCTCCGGCCATTTCGTGGCCGGCCAGCACCTTGGCGATGCCGAAGTCCAGGAGCTTCGCCGTGCCGTCGGCGGTGACCAGGATGTTCGAGGGCTTGATATCCCGATGGACCACGAGGTTCTGGTGCGCGTACTGCACCGCGCCCGCCACCTGTTCGAAAATCGTTAGGCGCTGGCGAACACCCAGTTGGCGTTCGTCACACCACGTGGTAATGGGGACGCCGTCGACATATTCCATGCCGAACCACGGCGCGCCATCGGCCAGCGCTCCGCCATCAACGAGGCGTGCGAGGTTGGGGTGCTGCAGGCCCGCGAGAATCTGCCGCTCGGCGATGAAGCGCGACATGATGTCCGCGGACTGCGCCGCGTTGCGCACCAGCTTGAGCGCCACCCGCTGCCGAAACCCGCCGTCGGCGCGCTCGGCCAGGTACACGACACCCATGCCGCCGCGTCCGATCTCGCGCTCCACCCGCCATGGCCCCACCAGGGCTCCGAGGAGACTCGTGTCGCGGGACGCGGGAGCCGCGATGCCGAGGACTCGCCCCGCTGGTTCGTCCATGAAGTCGGCGGCTCGATGCAAGGCCACGACCAATGCCTGCACTTCGGACCGGAGGGACGGGTCGCCCTCGCATGCCTGGTCCAGGGCCGCATCGCGAGCTTCCGGCGCGACGTCGAGTGCCAGGTCCAGGAGTTCCTCCAGCCGCCTGGCGCGCGAGGAGGCCCCGCTCATCTAACCCTCCATGTCGAGCCCGGCGCCCTCGGCATGCAAGGCGCGGTACAGGAAGGCACGTGCCTTCTGCCATTCGCGCTTTACCGTGCGTGGCGACAGGTCCATGACCTCCGCAGTCTCTTCCACCGAGAGGCCCACGAAATACCGGAGCTCGACCACGCGAGCCAGACGTTCGTGCTCCTCGCCTAACGCGGTGAGCGCTTCATCAATCGCGACAATCTCGGCACCAGGGTCCGGAGCGGCCACGTCGAGTCCGTCCAGCGACTGCCCTTTCAGGCCCTGTCCGCGCTTGGCAGCCCCCCGCTGCCGCGCGTGGTCCACGATGATCTGCCGCATCGCAGTCGCGGCCACGGCATAGAAGTGCTGGCGATCGGCGTATCCCGCGCGATTGGCGTTCACCAGACGCAGATAGGCCTCGTGCACCAGTGCGGTCGTGACCAGCGTCTCGCCATGGCGAAACCGCGCGAGCTCCCGATGAGCCAACTGATGCAGCTCATGGTAGACCAGCGAGAACACCTGCTGCAGCGCCTCGCGGTCACCATGCCTCGCCGAAGCCAGCAGGGTCGTGATCGCCTCGGAAACCGACATCGATGGAGGGGGGAGGCCATACGTGCTGATCCGTGACCGAACATATGAGCGCATCCCGTCACCAGCAAGCCATCGCTCCGCGTCTCTTGCGGATGCCTCGAGCCTCCCCGTGCCGAGCCCGGTGAGAGAGGCGTAGCGGCCCACGCGGTCGCATTCCGCGGGGCGTCGTGTGATGCGGCAAAGGCGCCAGGCGGTGACCCGAGACGGGTGGAGGCTGCGGCCGCGCCCCCCGATGACAGCAGGTGGGTTGACGGCTACGATCGTCAAGCGGCAGCTGCGCCACCGCGCTTGCGGAGTGCCCGCGGCACAGCCCAACGTTAGCCGGCGACAACAGGACTGAAGCGGCTTGGACCTTCTGCGGATCGGAATGCCTATTCACATTGACCTTCTCGTCAATCAACGACGTTGCCCAGCCCTCAGCGCGGCATTGCGCTGCACGCGGAACGGCGAAGCGATTGACTGACATCACGGCGCACCTCTCCGCGGCGCTCGCCGACCGCTACCGCATCGAGCGGCGACTCGGCGAAGGCGGGATGGCGACCGTCTACCTCGCCGAGGATCTCAAGCACGACCGCAAGGTGGCGCTGAAGGTGCTGAGGCCCGACCTCGCCGCCGTGCTCGGCGCCGACCGGTTCGTGCAGGAGATCAAGACCACGGCACAACTCCAGCACCCGCACATTCTGCCGCTCTATGACAGCGGCAGCACGGCAGCGGCACACGGCGGCAGCATGGAGTTCCTGTACTACGTCATGCCGTACATACAGGGGGAAACGCTCAGGGAGAAGCTCGATCGGGAGCACCAACTCGGGATCGACGAGGCGGTGAACATTGCCACCGAAGTCGCGGCCGCATTGCAGTACGCGCATGGGCGAGGAGTCATTCACCGCGACATCAAGCCTGAGAACATTCTCTTGAGCGACGGACGCGCGATCGTCGCGGACTTTGGAATCGCGCTGGCGGTAAGCGCGGCGGCCGGCGGCCGGATGACGGAGACAGGGGTGACGCTGGGCACACCGCACTACATGTCGCCGGAGCAGGCGACGGCGGACAAGCACATCACCAACCGCTCGGACATCTACTCACTCGGCTCCGTGCTGTACGAAGCCTTGACCGGTGAGCCCCCGCACACTGGCTCGTCGGCGCAGATGGTCATCATGAAGATCGTGACGGACGTGGCGCGACCGGTCAGTGAGCTGCGCAAGGCAGTGCCGCCGCACGTCGCGACCGCAGTGGCGATTTCCCTGGAGAAGCTCCCGGCGGATCGGTTCGAAAGCGCGACAGCGTTCGCCGAAGCGCTTCACTCTCCCGCCTTCATCTCGCCCGTCGCGATTGACACAAAGGTCGGCGCCGCACGCCCGGCGTCTCGGCGCGTCGCCCTGCCCGCCTTGATGGCGGCTACCCTGCTGATCGGCGTGCTCGCCATGTGGGGATGGATGCGCCCGAGTCGAACACCTTCGGTCGCCCGGTATCCGACCACCCTGGGCACGTCCGATGCCTTCGATGGAATGACCTTCGCCGTCGAGGCCGCGCTCTCACCCGACGGAGCATCATTGGTGTTTCGTAGTCCGCCGACGGGACCCGGCCAGCTCTTCGTCAAGCGCCGTGACGAAGTGGTCGCGCAGCCGCTGGCGGGTACGGAAGGTGGCTCTGGACCCTTCTTCTCCTCCGATGGTGCGTGGATCGGATTCGTCGCTCACGGACAACTGCGACGGATCCCGAGCAAGGGCGGAGCGTCCCTCAAGCTCGCGGACTCCGTCGACGCGACCTTCAACCGCGGAGCGTGGCTCGAAGACGGTTCGATTGTTTATTACGACTCACCGACCAGCTCGCTCCGCCTTCTCCGTGCAGGAGGCGCCTCGTGGAGGGCCATCGTCTCGCCCACGACGATCGACGGGCGTTTCCCGTGGCTGCCAACGCCGCTTCCGTCTTCGCGCGGCATCCTGTTTACCGCCCATCACACAAACTGCGTGGGGGTGGTCAGCTGTCGCCCGAGCCGCGCGTACGTGTACGACGCACGCCGGGATACCGTTCGCGCGCTCTTCGACGACGCCATCGGTGCATGGCACGTGGCCACCGGACACGTGTTGTATTTGACCAGCTCCGGCACTCTCATGGCCGTGCCGTGGGACAACGCCGCTCTTGCCCCGAGGGGGCGGCCGGTGCCGGTTCTCGACGGCATTCAGGCTCCGGGATTCCTCGTTTCGAACGAGGGGACCGCGTACTACTTGCTCGGACGTCCGGAATTCGCGCGGGGCCCAGTGCCGAATGCCATCGTCGTGTGGGTGAATCGAAGCGGGCGGGCGGAGCCCGTGGATTCTTCGTGGCAGGTTAACACGGGGGGCAGGTACAATGGATCGGCGGAGACCGATTGGGGACTCGCACTGTCGCCGGACGGACGGCGCATCGCGCTCACGCAGCTTACCGATCTTGGCACCGATATCTGGATCAAGGAGCTACCCACTGGGCCGGTGTCCCGGCACACGCTCTACGCGGGTGAGGACCGCTCTCCCGCGTGGGCGGCCGGCGGGCGTGCCATCACGTTTCTCTCGGACCGGCCGACTTCTGCCGACACGACTCAGTCCGCGAATCGGTTCAACGTCTGGGAGCAGGCTACTGACGGCACGGGTGAACCCAGGCTCCTCTGGGGAAAGGATGGTCCGACTTACGCGTTCCGGAGTCTTGACGGCCGGTGGCTCGTGTTCGGCGCAGCCAGGTCGACCGGGGCTGCCGCGCAGGCGGACATTCTCGCGGCGCAGCTGGGAGTGGACAGCATGGCGCGCGAGATCGTGGCGACGGGATACAACGAGGGTGGCGCCGCGCTGTCGCCGGATTCCCGCTGGCTTGCGTACGTCTCCAATGAGCAGGGCGCGAACGAGGTGTTCGTGCGCCCGTTTCCGAATGTGAACGGTGGCAAGTGGCAAGTCTCACGCGGCGGCGGCAGTGCTCCGGTTTGGGCGCACAACGGGCGCTCGCTGTTCTACGTCGCGGATGGAACGATGAATGAAGTGAAAGTCCATCCGGGTCCGCCGTTCTCGACGGAACCACCGCGTGCCCTCTTCGCGATACCAAGCGGAGTCCGCGCGGGATCCCTGGAGCGGGGCACGTTTGCGATTTCGCCGGACGATCAGCGGTTTCTCATGGTGCGAGACAACGACTGGCGGGACATGGCAGGAGCGCCTACCCTCGTGGTGGTGCAGAGCTTCTTCGACGAGCTACGGGCGAAGCTGAGAAGGTGATCGCGTGCAGCATTCAGCCGGTGGGGTCTGCCTGCTTCGCTCGCTGCTATGTGTCGGCGGCAGCTGACGCTCAACGTGGGCCAGAGGCCAACAGCATGGCGATTCGCAAACCCTCGAAGACGAAGCGTGCTCCGCGCTCCACACTCTCGGACCTCCAGCTCGCGCGGGTGCGCACGCTGTTCGATCCGCGCTGCACACCGCATCCGGATCCGAGGATCGCGAGTCAGCTGCGCCATGCGTATCGTCTCGAAGGGCCCGCCGTCATCTACTTCGAGAGCCGGCCGGACTGGCGCGGAGGTCCCGAGTGGATGGTGCATGATATCGCGAAGTTTCGCTTCACGAAGAGCACCGGGCAGTGGTCGCTCTACTGCCAGTTCCGCGACCTGAAGTGGCACGGGTATGAGCCGCTGCCGCACCACGCGAGCCTGGCCGTCCTTCTCGCCGAAGTCGAGCGCGATCCGACGTGCATCTTCTTCGGGTGACGGCTCCAGGCAGCGCTTGCGCCGGCGCCACCTAACGGGCGTTGGTGCATAGGGCGGGTTGGCAGCCCCGGCCGCATCGGACGTGATGGTCGGGCGGGGCCGCCAACGCGCAGCGATGGAATCGGCCGACGCACAACGTGCGGACTATCCCCACCCCTTGCGCGCTCGCAGCCGAGCGATGTGCGCGACGTGGTGGGGCCCATGCCAGGCGTAGAGCGCCAACATGTAGTCGAGGGAGTTGCGCCCCTGCTCCGGATGCGTGTACTCGCGCGCGTAGTCGGCGGCGGTCATGGCCTGGAGCAGCCGCACCCAGCGCTCGTGCAGCGCGTCGAGCATGGTGAGCGACACGTCGATCGGCGTCGAGCGGGAATCCTCCAACTCCGCCCATCGGGCCTCGTCGTACGTCTTCACGAGCGGCGCATCTTCGGTGAGCGCGAGCTTGAAGCGCACGTAGGCATTGGCGTGGCTGTCCGGGACGTGGTGCACCACCTGCCGCACGGTCCAGCCGCCGGGCCGATAGGGTTCGTTGAGCTGTGAGTCGTCGAGCCCCGCTACGGCGGCACGCAGCGCCGCCGGCGTGGCGGCGATGGCGGCGATGTACTCGGCACGTGCGTCCTGGGTGTAGCTGCTCGGGCGCGAAAAGCGGCCGATCGGGAATCGAAGGTCGTCAGACATGGTGAGACCGTGGGGAGGCGCGCGATGACAATCTATCGCGTCCTCGCCCACGGTCCGTTGTGATGTCGGCGCCCGCGCCGCACCGTTCTGTCGCAAGCATGCTCGCATCCAACCGTCACCCAACCACCCGGCCAATGACGCCATACAAGTACCTTGCGATCCCGGCCCTCCTCGCCGTCACGGCCACGGCCGCCGCACAGCGCCCGCTCAAGGTGTACATCTCCGTCGACATGGAGGGGATCGGCGGCGTCGTCACGAATGAGCAACTCGGACCGACGGGGTTCGAGTACCAGCGCGCCCGTCAGTTCATGACCGATGAGGTGAACGCCGCCATCCAGGGCGCGCGCGAGGCCGGTGCGACGCAGATCCTCGTCTCCGACTCGCACGGCAATGGCCAGAACATCCTGATCGATCAGCTGCCCGCCGACGTGACGGTGATCCGGGCATGGCCACGCCCCCTCATGATGATGGAGGGCATCGACTCCACGTTCGATGCGGCGATCTTTCTGGGGTATCACGCGGGCACGTCCAACGTGAACGGCGTCCGGGCCCACACCATGTCCAGCGCCACGCTGACCGGTGTCGCCCTGAACGGGACTCAGGTTCCCGAAGGGGGCATCAACGCCGCGATTGCCGGCCATTTCGGGGTTCCGGTGGTGATGGTGTCGGGAGATGACGCCGCCATCGAGGAAGTGCGCCGATTCACCGGGCAGATCGAGGCAGCACAGGTGAAGCGCGCCATCTCGTTCCACTCGGCGGCCACGCTCACTCCCAAGGCCGCGCAGGAACTTGTCCGACAGGCTGCCAAGGCCGGCGTGGAGCGTCGGGGATCGTTCCGGCCGCTCCGGCTGGCGCCGGGCATCGCTCTCGAAGTGTCGTTCAAGCACTACCGTGCCGCCGAGATCGTGGCGTACCTGCCGAACGTCGTCCGCGCCAACGCCCACACGATCCGTTTCATCGGACGCGACATCCTCGAGGTGTCACGCTTC encodes:
- a CDS encoding DUF3024 domain-containing protein, yielding MAIRKPSKTKRAPRSTLSDLQLARVRTLFDPRCTPHPDPRIASQLRHAYRLEGPAVIYFESRPDWRGGPEWMVHDIAKFRFTKSTGQWSLYCQFRDLKWHGYEPLPHHASLAVLLAEVERDPTCIFFG
- a CDS encoding putative metal-dependent hydrolase; amino-acid sequence: MSDDLRFPIGRFSRPSSYTQDARAEYIAAIAATPAALRAAVAGLDDSQLNEPYRPGGWTVRQVVHHVPDSHANAYVRFKLALTEDAPLVKTYDEARWAELEDSRSTPIDVSLTMLDALHERWVRLLQAMTAADYAREYTHPEQGRNSLDYMLALYAWHGPHHVAHIARLRARKGWG
- a CDS encoding M55 family metallopeptidase, coding for MTPYKYLAIPALLAVTATAAAQRPLKVYISVDMEGIGGVVTNEQLGPTGFEYQRARQFMTDEVNAAIQGAREAGATQILVSDSHGNGQNILIDQLPADVTVIRAWPRPLMMMEGIDSTFDAAIFLGYHAGTSNVNGVRAHTMSSATLTGVALNGTQVPEGGINAAIAGHFGVPVVMVSGDDAAIEEVRRFTGQIEAAQVKRAISFHSAATLTPKAAQELVRQAAKAGVERRGSFRPLRLAPGIALEVSFKHYRAAEIVAYLPNVVRANAHTIRFIGRDILEVSRFLEFLNTYQPDLSP